In Comamonas sp. lk, the following proteins share a genomic window:
- a CDS encoding anti-sigma factor: MSSHHPDESMLHAWMDGELVPESAAAVAQWLAEHPDEAARMAALQAQNAGLQALHAQVLDEPVPLQLQRALRRAPVQWRWPHALAAGLMLSVGLGLGYGAANMGHQRAALAQAGAAGGSVQTVKSMQLPMFVREAAAAHAVYVPEQRHPVEVAAQQQAHLVQWLSKRLGVQLKPPVLETQGFHLMGGRLLPGETGQARAQFMYEDAAGQRLTLYVSVLSKQGASAAPVAFQWASDGATQGFYWIDGQQGYALSAAMPRERLQVLAEAIYHQLS, translated from the coding sequence ATGTCAAGTCACCACCCCGATGAATCCATGCTGCATGCCTGGATGGATGGCGAGCTGGTGCCCGAAAGCGCCGCCGCCGTGGCGCAATGGCTGGCCGAACACCCCGATGAAGCGGCGCGCATGGCTGCCTTGCAGGCCCAGAATGCCGGCTTGCAGGCCCTGCATGCCCAGGTGCTGGATGAACCCGTGCCGCTGCAGTTGCAGCGCGCGCTGCGGCGTGCGCCCGTGCAATGGCGTTGGCCCCATGCCCTGGCGGCAGGGCTGATGTTGAGCGTGGGCCTTGGCCTGGGTTATGGCGCGGCCAATATGGGCCACCAGCGGGCGGCCCTGGCGCAGGCCGGTGCCGCAGGGGGCTCGGTGCAGACGGTGAAATCCATGCAGCTGCCGATGTTTGTGCGCGAGGCGGCTGCGGCCCATGCGGTCTATGTGCCCGAGCAGCGCCACCCGGTCGAGGTGGCCGCGCAGCAGCAGGCACACCTGGTGCAATGGCTGTCCAAGCGGTTGGGCGTACAGCTCAAGCCCCCGGTACTGGAGACCCAAGGTTTTCATCTGATGGGCGGACGTCTGCTGCCCGGCGAAACCGGCCAGGCGCGTGCCCAGTTCATGTACGAGGATGCCGCCGGCCAGCGCTTGACGCTGTATGTGTCGGTGCTGTCCAAGCAGGGCGCCAGCGCCGCACCCGTGGCTTTTCAGTGGGCCAGCGACGGAGCGACCCAGGGCTTTTACTGGATAGACGGGCAGCAAGGCTATGCCTTGAGCGCCGCCATGCCGCGCGAACGGCTGCAGGTCCTGGCCGAGGCGATTTATCACCAGCTGAGCTAG
- the blaOXA gene encoding class D beta-lactamase, protein MNRRNLVLSALAAGFAHGVVAGPPVQEKNEWPRVFTEADAQSSIVVLDARGQSETTHVYNVPRSNRRYSPASTFKIPHSLFALDAGLLRDEFQVIPWDGVKRPTAAWNMDQNLRSAMRNSTVWVYERFAKELGDARETDYMRKIGYGNAVATGDKPFWVEGDLAISSFEQIAFLQRLYRNQLPFQVEHQRLVKDVMINEAGPDWILRAKTGWTGKIGWWVGWVEWPSGPVFFALNMDTPNRLGDLAKRQSIARKVLRSINALPTAP, encoded by the coding sequence ATGAATCGACGAAATTTGGTGTTATCTGCCCTGGCCGCAGGGTTTGCTCATGGGGTAGTGGCGGGCCCGCCGGTTCAAGAAAAGAACGAGTGGCCTCGGGTTTTCACAGAAGCCGACGCACAAAGCAGCATCGTCGTTCTCGATGCCCGAGGGCAATCTGAAACCACCCACGTCTACAACGTGCCGCGTTCCAATCGGCGGTACTCGCCTGCCTCCACCTTCAAGATTCCGCACAGCCTATTCGCGCTTGATGCAGGGCTGCTGCGTGACGAATTTCAAGTCATCCCGTGGGATGGCGTGAAACGACCTACGGCGGCGTGGAACATGGACCAGAATCTGCGCTCGGCGATGAGAAATTCCACCGTCTGGGTGTACGAGCGTTTCGCCAAGGAACTCGGCGATGCACGCGAGACCGACTACATGCGAAAGATTGGGTATGGCAATGCGGTTGCCACGGGCGACAAGCCATTCTGGGTTGAGGGTGACCTCGCCATCTCATCCTTCGAGCAGATTGCTTTCCTGCAGCGGCTTTACCGCAATCAACTGCCTTTCCAGGTCGAACATCAACGGCTTGTGAAGGACGTGATGATCAATGAAGCCGGCCCTGACTGGATACTGCGCGCTAAAACGGGCTGGACCGGAAAAATCGGCTGGTGGGTGGGTTGGGTAGAGTGGCCCAGCGGCCCCGTGTTCTTTGCCTTGAACATGGACACACCGAACAGGCTCGGCGACCTTGCCAAGCGCCAGAGCATTGCACGCAAGGTTCTGCGCTCTATCAACGCGCTACCGACTGCGCCCTGA
- a CDS encoding helix-turn-helix domain-containing protein, which yields MAERKRMNTATCPVARALDVIGDRWSLLIVRDAFDGISRFSDFQKNLGVARNILAVRLKALVEAGILEAQPAADGTAYQQYMLTAKGQTLFPVIVGLRQWGEENLFHPKEHHSRLVEIASAQPVARLEVQSPDGRKLAFNEVVVTDKVL from the coding sequence GGTAGCGCGGGCGCTTGATGTCATCGGTGACCGCTGGTCATTGTTGATAGTGCGGGATGCCTTTGATGGCATCAGCCGGTTTAGCGATTTTCAGAAAAACCTGGGTGTGGCACGCAATATCCTGGCCGTCAGGCTCAAGGCATTGGTAGAAGCAGGCATCCTGGAGGCTCAACCCGCTGCCGACGGTACGGCCTATCAGCAGTACATGCTCACGGCGAAAGGGCAGACTCTCTTTCCCGTCATCGTCGGGCTGCGCCAATGGGGTGAGGAAAACCTTTTTCACCCCAAGGAACACCATTCAAGGCTTGTCGAGATAGCCAGTGCTCAACCGGTTGCCCGCCTGGAAGTGCAAAGCCCTGACGGACGAAAGCTAGCGTTCAACGAGGTGGTGGTGACTGACAAGGTGCTGTAG
- a CDS encoding RNA polymerase sigma factor: MNIDAAIVHIPRLRRYARALVGDAAQADDLVQDTLERACQKWALWRPPVAASADEAQKALRSWLLTLMHNLFANQWQQTARHRTVELDEGMDPSYDPTAKMGLQLDLQRALTLLAPQAREVLLLVGMEQLSYAETAQLLGVPVGTVMSRLSRAREQLRRLMEGERPVASVLRAVK; this comes from the coding sequence GTGAACATAGACGCCGCCATCGTCCATATCCCGCGCCTGCGCCGCTATGCGCGTGCGCTGGTGGGCGATGCTGCCCAGGCGGATGATCTGGTGCAGGACACGCTGGAGCGTGCCTGCCAGAAATGGGCGCTGTGGCGGCCGCCCGTCGCCGCATCCGCAGACGAGGCCCAGAAAGCCTTGCGCAGCTGGCTGCTGACCCTGATGCACAACCTCTTTGCCAATCAGTGGCAGCAGACGGCGCGCCATCGCACGGTGGAGCTCGATGAGGGCATGGACCCCAGCTACGACCCCACGGCCAAGATGGGGCTGCAGCTGGATCTGCAGCGTGCGCTGACCCTGCTGGCGCCGCAGGCCCGTGAAGTGCTGTTGTTGGTGGGGATGGAGCAGCTCAGTTATGCCGAGACGGCGCAGCTGCTGGGCGTGCCGGTAGGTACTGTGATGTCCCGCCTGTCGCGGGCGCGTGAGCAATTGCGGCGCCTGATGGAAGGAGAAAGACCTGTTGCGAGCGTGCTGAGGGCAGTCAAATGA
- a CDS encoding tripartite tricarboxylate transporter substrate binding protein, whose protein sequence is MQRRQLLIATGAAAATRSLPALAAEAYPERSIALIVPYGAGGPTDTHIRAVAEAVGKLLGQPMVIDNRAGANGVNAAAVLAQSRTAADGYTLGILPASVYREPHMQKTSFDPRKSFSYIALLSDYAFGLAVRADAPYKSWADFAAAARKQPGKLNVGATGALGTPRIVMDEIADMAGLQYNVVPYKGDAELATALLGGHIDAAPLSGIAVPHIEAGKLRYLAMLTPERIKRYPQLPTLREAGVNAWIDSPYGVAGPAGMDAARVQKLSAAFQQALSSPASLQALEQLNQPLNYLDPKAYQAYALQSFAREEARVAKLRQRGLLS, encoded by the coding sequence ATGCAAAGACGTCAACTCCTGATCGCCACGGGCGCGGCTGCCGCGACCCGCAGCTTGCCCGCGCTGGCTGCCGAGGCCTACCCCGAGCGCTCCATCGCGCTGATCGTGCCCTATGGCGCGGGCGGGCCTACGGACACCCATATCCGTGCCGTGGCCGAGGCCGTCGGTAAATTGCTGGGCCAGCCCATGGTCATAGACAACCGGGCCGGTGCCAACGGCGTCAATGCGGCTGCCGTGCTGGCCCAGTCGCGCACGGCGGCCGACGGCTATACGCTGGGCATTTTGCCGGCCTCGGTGTACCGCGAGCCGCATATGCAAAAAACCAGCTTTGATCCGCGCAAGAGCTTCAGCTACATCGCGCTGTTGTCCGATTACGCTTTCGGCCTGGCCGTGCGCGCCGATGCGCCGTACAAGAGCTGGGCCGACTTTGCGGCCGCCGCCAGAAAGCAGCCGGGCAAGCTCAATGTCGGTGCCACCGGCGCTTTGGGTACGCCGCGCATCGTGATGGACGAGATCGCCGACATGGCAGGCCTGCAGTACAACGTCGTGCCCTACAAGGGCGATGCCGAACTGGCGACGGCACTGCTGGGCGGCCATATCGATGCCGCGCCGCTGTCAGGCATTGCCGTGCCGCATATCGAGGCCGGCAAGCTGCGCTATCTGGCCATGCTGACGCCCGAGCGCATCAAGCGCTACCCTCAGCTGCCCACGCTGCGCGAGGCCGGCGTCAACGCCTGGATAGATTCGCCGTATGGCGTGGCCGGCCCTGCGGGCATGGATGCGGCGCGGGTGCAAAAACTCAGCGCTGCCTTCCAGCAGGCGCTCAGCTCCCCCGCCAGCCTGCAGGCGCTGGAGCAGCTCAATCAGCCGCTCAACTATCTGGACCCCAAGGCCTACCAGGCTTATGCGCTGCAAAGCTTCGCTCGCGAAGAAGCGCGTGTGGCCAAGCTGCGCCAGAGAGGGCTGCTGTCATGA
- a CDS encoding tripartite tricarboxylate transporter substrate binding protein, whose protein sequence is MSLNRRLFVGAGVMAAAALGLGTSLGAVAAEKFPERPIMFVVPFPPGGPTDAMARILATELTRELGQSVIVENKAGAGGNIGADYVARAKPDGYTLMFGTSGPLAINKPLYKTISYDPRTSFTPIIYVGYLPNVLVVRANLSVSSVKELIALDKAKPGKLNFASSGNGASSHLAGVLFNGMAGTDFQHVPYKGTGPALNDLLAGQVDMAFTDILTAMPYIKAGKFKALGIATAKHSSAMPQIPTIAEQGLPGYDVSVFFGVVGPKGMPADRVELLNRAYTKALDSENVKKAFAAQGLERGADTKPAYLTSLVKTEVDKWTEVVQKAGVKLD, encoded by the coding sequence ATGAGTTTGAATCGTCGTCTGTTCGTGGGCGCTGGCGTGATGGCCGCTGCAGCCCTGGGTCTGGGAACTTCGCTGGGCGCCGTGGCTGCCGAGAAATTCCCCGAGCGTCCCATCATGTTCGTCGTGCCCTTTCCCCCGGGCGGCCCCACCGATGCCATGGCCCGTATTCTGGCCACCGAGCTGACCCGGGAGCTGGGCCAGAGCGTGATCGTGGAAAACAAGGCCGGTGCCGGCGGCAACATCGGTGCGGACTACGTAGCCCGCGCCAAGCCCGATGGCTACACGCTGATGTTCGGCACCTCGGGTCCGCTGGCCATCAACAAGCCGCTGTACAAGACCATCAGCTACGACCCGCGCACCAGCTTCACGCCCATCATTTACGTGGGCTATCTGCCCAATGTGCTGGTGGTGCGCGCCAACCTGAGCGTGAGCAGCGTCAAGGAGCTGATTGCGCTGGACAAGGCCAAGCCCGGCAAGCTCAACTTTGCCTCCTCCGGCAATGGCGCTTCCTCTCATCTGGCCGGCGTGCTGTTCAACGGCATGGCCGGTACCGATTTTCAACATGTGCCCTACAAAGGCACGGGCCCGGCGCTCAACGATTTGCTGGCCGGCCAGGTGGACATGGCTTTCACCGACATCCTCACGGCCATGCCCTATATCAAGGCAGGCAAGTTCAAGGCCCTGGGCATTGCCACGGCCAAGCATTCCAGCGCCATGCCGCAAATCCCCACCATTGCCGAGCAAGGTCTGCCCGGTTATGACGTGAGCGTGTTCTTTGGCGTGGTCGGCCCCAAGGGCATGCCGGCAGATCGGGTGGAGCTGCTTAACCGCGCCTATACCAAGGCCCTGGATTCCGAAAATGTCAAAAAAGCCTTTGCCGCCCAGGGGCTGGAGCGCGGAGCCGACACCAAACCGGCCTATCTGACCAGCCTGGTGAAAACCGAGGTCGACAAGTGGACTGAGGTGGTGCAAAAAGCCGGCGTCAAACTGGATTAA
- a CDS encoding acyl-CoA dehydrogenase family protein, with protein MSASNPSQQTAIASAAAQTSHPVPDRHGANFYAGDAELQALLKLYLPADLLAHLQPYFQHMGELAGGRIDELASIADKNPPELEYRSRSGQDRQRIIKHPAYEELERIAYGEFGLQAMSHRDDMLGWQGKMPPIVKYALTYLFVQSEFGLCCPLSMTDSLTRTLKKFGTTELVDKYLPQLLSLDWDSQAQGAMFMTEQAAGSDISNTQTMAYPQADGSWRLTGDKWFCSNPDAEFAMVLARVDGGAPGMKGISLFLLPRHLDDGSDNRYRIIRLKDKMGTRSMASGEIRMDGALAYLVGEQGRGFVQMADMVNNSRLSNGVRSAGMMRRAVAEAEFIAHERIAFGKRIEDMPLMQRQLDKLRLPAEQARSMVFQTAQTLMQSDAGAPDAYALLRILTPMLKFRACRDARKVTGDAMEVRGGCGYIEEWSDARLVRDSHLGSIWEGTSNIVALDVIRAIKREGSLPVLQSYLKGLLDGAQLTAAYRQALEEALARASALAEKAAQEGGDVLARQAATGLYNCTSAIAMAWEAAQTGSAQRLRLSQLVLLHRVLPRDPLESGQVPAAWLA; from the coding sequence ATGTCGGCTTCCAATCCATCCCAGCAAACCGCCATTGCCAGCGCAGCGGCACAGACCAGCCACCCCGTGCCCGACCGCCATGGCGCCAATTTCTATGCCGGCGATGCCGAGCTGCAGGCACTGCTCAAGCTCTATCTGCCCGCCGACCTGCTGGCCCATCTGCAGCCGTATTTTCAGCACATGGGTGAGCTGGCCGGAGGCCGCATCGATGAGCTGGCCAGCATTGCCGACAAGAACCCGCCGGAGCTGGAATACCGCAGCCGCTCGGGCCAGGACCGCCAGCGCATCATCAAGCACCCGGCCTATGAAGAACTGGAGCGCATTGCCTATGGTGAGTTCGGCCTGCAAGCCATGTCCCATCGCGATGACATGCTGGGCTGGCAGGGCAAAATGCCGCCGATCGTCAAATACGCGCTGACCTATCTGTTCGTGCAGTCCGAGTTCGGCCTGTGCTGTCCGCTGTCGATGACGGATTCGCTGACCCGCACCTTGAAGAAGTTCGGCACGACCGAGCTGGTGGACAAATACCTGCCCCAGCTGCTGTCGCTGGACTGGGACAGCCAGGCCCAAGGCGCCATGTTCATGACCGAGCAGGCGGCCGGCTCGGACATCTCCAACACCCAGACCATGGCCTATCCCCAGGCCGACGGCAGCTGGCGTCTCACGGGCGACAAATGGTTTTGCTCCAATCCCGATGCGGAATTTGCCATGGTGCTGGCGCGCGTCGATGGCGGTGCGCCCGGCATGAAGGGCATTTCGCTGTTCCTGCTGCCGCGCCACCTCGATGACGGCAGCGACAACCGCTACCGAATCATTCGCTTGAAGGACAAGATGGGCACGCGCTCCATGGCCAGCGGCGAGATCCGCATGGACGGCGCTCTGGCCTATCTGGTGGGCGAGCAGGGCCGGGGCTTTGTGCAGATGGCCGACATGGTCAACAACTCGCGCCTGTCCAACGGCGTGCGTTCGGCCGGCATGATGCGCCGCGCCGTGGCCGAGGCTGAGTTCATTGCCCACGAGCGCATCGCCTTCGGCAAGCGCATCGAGGACATGCCGCTGATGCAGCGCCAGCTCGACAAGCTGCGCCTGCCTGCCGAGCAGGCGCGCAGCATGGTGTTCCAGACCGCACAGACGCTGATGCAATCCGATGCCGGCGCTCCCGATGCCTATGCACTGCTGCGCATTCTGACGCCCATGCTCAAGTTCCGCGCCTGCCGCGATGCACGCAAGGTCACGGGTGACGCCATGGAAGTGCGCGGTGGCTGCGGCTATATCGAGGAATGGAGCGACGCGCGTCTGGTGCGCGATTCCCACCTGGGCTCCATCTGGGAAGGCACGAGCAATATCGTGGCGCTGGATGTGATTCGCGCCATCAAGCGCGAAGGCTCTCTGCCTGTCTTGCAGAGCTATCTGAAGGGGCTGCTGGATGGGGCGCAGCTCACCGCTGCTTACCGTCAGGCACTGGAAGAGGCTCTGGCCCGCGCCAGCGCCCTGGCCGAAAAAGCCGCCCAGGAAGGTGGCGATGTGCTGGCCCGCCAGGCGGCTACCGGTCTCTACAACTGCACCTCCGCCATCGCCATGGCCTGGGAAGCGGCTCAGACCGGTTCGGCCCAGCGCCTGCGTCTGTCGCAGCTGGTGCTGCTGCACCGCGTGCTGCCACGCGATCCGCTGGAGTCTGGCCAGGTGCCGGCAGCGTGGTTGGCATGA
- a CDS encoding PaaI family thioesterase gives MSELPLPPLSAFAGEAPGTLFGLSMPLAAAFHLTGTHIGNDAARIVMPPNPAYGNSRGDVHGGVLAMLMDCALASAVRSHDPARFGVATIDLTMHYLAPARGEVVALAVCERRGRSISFARGQVFDSEGTLLALATGTFKLLERSI, from the coding sequence ATGAGCGAGCTGCCATTGCCTCCTTTATCAGCGTTTGCCGGCGAAGCGCCCGGCACGCTGTTCGGCCTGTCCATGCCGTTGGCTGCCGCTTTTCATCTGACCGGCACACATATAGGCAATGACGCTGCCCGCATCGTCATGCCACCCAATCCCGCCTACGGCAACAGCCGGGGCGACGTGCACGGCGGCGTGCTGGCCATGCTGATGGACTGCGCACTGGCCTCTGCCGTGCGCTCGCACGACCCGGCGCGCTTTGGCGTCGCCACCATCGATCTGACCATGCACTATCTCGCGCCGGCACGGGGCGAGGTGGTGGCTCTGGCCGTATGTGAACGCCGGGGCCGCTCTATCAGCTTTGCGCGCGGCCAGGTCTTTGACAGCGAAGGCACGCTGCTGGCCCTGGCAACGGGCACCTTCAAACTTCTGGAACGCAGCATATGA
- a CDS encoding LysR family transcriptional regulator: MELRLLRYFVVVAEELHFGRAAQRLAISQPPLSVAIKQLEQELQASLFERNSKEVRMTAAGEHLLGKARQLLALSQQAAQETRDVALGTRGHLRLGFVGSSLYRGLPQALEQFQQTHPQVRVDMLEANSAEQILELQQMRLDMALVHSIQPPETIASQLIMAEPFVVCMPEHHALHASAAVDLAELRNDRLILFSSLVSPTYHQRIYEMCQAHGFAPEVRHEVRHWLSVISLVSLGQGVALVPAALERVGMPRLVFRPLLGSHPSSEMLAMWRRTPTNPLVQELLTCLKQAVAEL, from the coding sequence ATGGAATTACGCCTGTTGCGCTACTTTGTCGTCGTGGCCGAAGAGCTGCACTTTGGCCGTGCCGCCCAGCGGCTGGCCATCTCGCAGCCGCCGCTGAGCGTGGCCATCAAACAGCTGGAGCAGGAGCTGCAAGCCAGTCTTTTTGAGCGCAACAGCAAGGAAGTGCGCATGACGGCAGCGGGCGAGCACCTGCTGGGCAAGGCACGCCAGCTGCTGGCCCTGAGCCAACAGGCCGCGCAGGAAACACGCGATGTGGCCCTGGGCACGCGCGGCCATCTGCGCCTGGGTTTTGTCGGCTCCAGCCTGTATCGCGGCCTGCCCCAGGCGCTGGAGCAGTTCCAGCAAACCCACCCCCAGGTGCGCGTGGACATGCTGGAAGCCAACAGCGCCGAGCAGATCCTGGAGCTGCAGCAGATGCGGCTTGACATGGCTCTGGTCCACTCCATACAGCCGCCCGAAACCATTGCCAGCCAGCTCATCATGGCAGAGCCCTTCGTGGTCTGCATGCCCGAGCACCATGCGCTGCATGCCAGCGCAGCCGTCGACTTGGCCGAACTCAGGAACGACCGGCTGATCCTGTTTTCCAGCCTGGTCTCTCCCACCTACCACCAGCGCATCTACGAGATGTGCCAGGCCCACGGCTTCGCACCCGAGGTGCGGCACGAGGTAAGACACTGGCTGTCGGTGATCTCCCTGGTCTCGCTAGGCCAGGGCGTGGCACTGGTACCTGCCGCGCTGGAGCGCGTGGGCATGCCGCGCCTGGTGTTCCGCCCGCTGCTGGGGTCACACCCTTCGTCCGAAATGCTGGCCATGTGGCGCCGCACACCTACCAATCCGCTGGTGCAGGAGCTGCTGACCTGTCTAAAGCAGGCCGTGGCCGAACTTTGA
- a CDS encoding CoA transferase, translating into MTTSLPSGALQGVKVLDLSRILGGPFCGQVLGDHGADVLKVEPPQGDDTRTWGPPFQEGVASYYFGLNRNKRTQFLDLSSAEGQARVRELMAQADVVVENFKVGTMEKWGIGYEQMREQLPQLIWCRVTGFGADGPLGSLPGYDAAIQAMGGLMSINGEADGDPLRVGLPVVDMVTGLNATIGVLLALHERARSGLGQLVDAALYDSGLSLLHPHAANWFMGGKVPQRSGNAHPNIYPYDALNTGGAPIFLAVGNDRQFRLLCSHVGREALGQDVRFATAGQRSVNRVELKALLEEALLVFDGVSLADELMAIGVPAAPVLNVAQALEHPHTQHREMIVEMGDYKGLGAPIKLSRTPASYRFAPLSEGREFLPDPDVDLDKAEKPAA; encoded by the coding sequence ATGACAACCTCTCTTCCTTCCGGCGCGCTGCAAGGCGTCAAGGTCCTTGATCTGTCGCGCATTCTGGGCGGCCCGTTTTGCGGGCAGGTCCTGGGCGACCACGGCGCCGATGTGCTCAAGGTCGAGCCGCCTCAGGGCGACGATACGCGCACCTGGGGCCCTCCGTTTCAGGAAGGCGTGGCCTCTTATTACTTTGGCCTGAACCGCAACAAGCGCACCCAGTTTCTGGACCTGTCCTCTGCCGAGGGGCAGGCGCGCGTGCGCGAGCTGATGGCCCAGGCCGATGTGGTGGTGGAGAATTTCAAGGTCGGCACCATGGAGAAGTGGGGCATTGGCTACGAGCAGATGCGCGAGCAGCTGCCGCAGCTGATCTGGTGCCGCGTCACCGGCTTTGGCGCCGACGGCCCGCTGGGCAGCCTGCCCGGTTACGACGCTGCCATTCAGGCCATGGGCGGCCTCATGAGCATCAATGGAGAGGCCGACGGCGATCCCCTGCGCGTGGGCTTGCCCGTGGTGGACATGGTTACCGGCCTGAATGCCACGATAGGCGTGCTGCTGGCGCTGCATGAGCGCGCACGCAGCGGCCTGGGGCAGTTGGTGGATGCTGCGCTGTACGACTCCGGCCTGTCGCTGCTGCATCCCCATGCAGCCAACTGGTTCATGGGAGGCAAGGTGCCGCAGCGCTCGGGCAATGCCCATCCCAATATCTACCCGTATGACGCTTTGAATACCGGCGGCGCTCCGATTTTTTTGGCCGTGGGCAACGACCGGCAATTTCGCTTGTTGTGCAGCCATGTGGGGCGTGAAGCGCTGGGACAAGATGTGCGCTTTGCCACGGCCGGCCAGCGCTCGGTCAACCGGGTCGAACTCAAGGCCCTGCTGGAAGAGGCTTTGCTGGTGTTCGATGGCGTGAGTCTGGCCGATGAGCTGATGGCCATTGGTGTGCCCGCCGCGCCGGTGCTCAATGTGGCGCAGGCGCTTGAGCATCCGCACACGCAGCACCGGGAGATGATTGTCGAGATGGGCGACTATAAAGGTCTGGGCGCGCCGATCAAACTCAGCCGCACCCCCGCCAGCTACCGGTTTGCGCCCTTGAGCGAAGGCCGGGAATTCCTGCCTGACCCGGACGTCGATCTGGACAAGGCTGAGAAGCCCGCCGCTTGA